Proteins co-encoded in one Malus domestica chromosome 09, GDT2T_hap1 genomic window:
- the LOC103411748 gene encoding U-box domain-containing protein 4-like, which produces MDSRSSSDGRNSTSDSPSSTFSSSSAVHRALQLIQSDDQDSKLQGAQEIRRLTKTSQRCRRQLSDSVGPLVSMLRVCDSPESHESALLALLNLAVKDETNKIKIVEAGALEPIITFLQSQSCNLQECATAALLTLSASAINKPVIGASGAIPLLVEILRHGAPQAKVDSVMALSNLSTHPANLSIILEAKPIPSIVSLLKPCKKSSKTAEKCCALIESLVGFDEGRTALTSEEGGVLAVIEVLENGSLQSREHAVSALLTMCQSDRCRYREAILKDGVIPGLLELTVQGTPKSQTKAHTLLRLLRDSPYPRSDLQADTLENIVCNIISQIDSDDQSNKAKKMLAEMVQVSMEQSLRHLQQRALVCTSTDLPISTCTSEVSLK; this is translated from the exons ATGGATTCCCGTTCATCATCCGACGGTCGCAATTCGACTTCGGACTCACCCTCTTccaccttctcctcctcctcagcCGTCCATCGCGCTCTGCAACTCATCCAATCCGACGACCAGGACTCCAAGCTCCAGGGCGCCCAGGAAATCCGGCGCCTCACCAAGACCTCGCAGCGCTGTCGGCGCCAGCTCTCCGACTCGGTGGGCCCACTCGTCTCCATGCTCCGAGTTTGCGACTCGCCCGAGTCCCATGAATCGGCCCTACTCGCCCTCCTCAACCTCGCCGTCAAGGATGAGAC GAACAAAATTAAGATAGTGGAAGCTGGTGCTTTAGAACCAATAATTACTTTCCTTCAATCACAAAGTTGCAACCTTCAGGAGTGTGCAACTGCAGCTCTACTCACCCTATCGGCTTCTGCCATCAACAAGCCAGTTATAGGTGCTTCTGGTGCCATTCCTCTTCTCGTCGAAATCCTTAGACATGGAGCCCCACAAGCTAAAGTCGATTCAGTAATGGCGCTTTCCAATCTCTCCACGCACCCTGCAAACCTTAGCATCATtcttgaagcaaaaccaattccgTCCATAGTTTCCTTATTGAAACCCTGCaagaaatcttcaaaaacgGCTGAGAAATGCTGTGCTCTGATAGAATCTCTGGTGGGATTCGATGAGGGCAGAACTGCCCTCACATCTGAAGAAGGCGGAGTGCTAGCAGTGATTGAGGTGCTTGAGAATGGATCGCTCCAAAGTCGGGAGCACGCTGTAAGTGCTCTACTAACAATGTGTCAAAGTGACAGGTGCAGATATAGAGAAGCGATCCTTAAGGACGGGGTAATCCCTGGACTTCTTGAGCTGACAGTTCAAGGCACGCCCAAGTCTCAGACAAAAGCGCATACGCTTTTGCGCTTATTGAGGGACTCTCCGTACCCCAGATCAGATCTTCAGGCAGACACACTGGAGAACATTGTATGCAACATCATCTCTCAGATTGACAGTGATGACCAGTCCAATAAAGCGAAGAAAATGCTGGCCGAGATGGTTCAAGTCAGCATGGAACAAAGCTTGAGACATTTACAGCAAAGGGCTCTGGTATGCACATCAACTGATCTGCCTATCAGTACTTGCACCTCTGAAGTTTCTTTGAAATGA
- the LOC103444179 gene encoding putative transcription factor bHLH086, translating to MALAKDIRISTPHDSCTHESLQVSDLSDGFVFRATSNYQPDHLINFKSGYYNSGKSLLSFDKNKQSSQSIYLNSSTSKDYCDSDLYHGSYSQWNQMAGIGDPRLSGDFSCLQTASNYSSSIPNTSKEDHGDHEAYAWLHSEASDSFQEPDEQKAGFHKRPITGESMQPSKKQCTGSTKKPKPKSSTSPSKDPQSIAAKNRRERISERLQILQELVPNGCKVDLVTMLEKAISYVKFLQLQVKVLATDEFWPVQGGKAPDISQVKEAIEAILSSSQRDTSSSSK from the exons atggCACTAGCCAAGGACATTAGAATATCTACTCCTCATGACTCATGCACTCATGAGTCCCTTCAAGTTTCAGATCTTTCTGATGGATTTGTGTTTAGAGCCACATCTAATTACCAACCTGATCATCTCATTAACTTCAAAAGTGGGTACTACAACAGTGGTAAATCTTTGCTTAGTTTTGATAAAAACAAGCAGAGTTCTCAAAGCATTTACTTGAATAGTAGTACCAGCAAAGACTACTGCGATAGTGATTTGTATCATGGTAGTTATAGCCAGTGGAATCAGATGGCTGGCATCGGTGACCCACGTCTTTCGGGCGATTTTAGTTGTTTACAGACGGCTAGCAATTACAGCAGCTCCATCCCCAATACCTCAAAAGAAGATCATGGCGATCATGAGGCTTATGCATGGTTACACTCTGAAGCATCTGATAGCTTCCAGGAACCGGACGAGCAAAAAGCGGGGTTTCACAAGCGTCCCATTACG GGAGAGAGCATGCAACCTTCAAAGAAGCAATGCACTGGTTCAACTAAGAAGCCCAAACCCAAGTCATCAACAAGTCCCTCTAAGGACCCCCAAAGTATTGCAGCCAAG AATCGAAGAGAGCGGATTAGCGAGCGGCTTCAGATATTGCAAGAACTGGTGCCCAATGGCTGCAAG GTTGATTTGGTCACCATGTTAGAGAAAGCGATCAGTTATGTTAAATTTCTTCAACTACAAGTCAAG GTGTTGGCAACTGATGAATTTTGGCCCGTTCAAGGTGGGAAAGCTCCTGATATTTCTCAAGTGAAAGAAGCCATTGAGGCCATCCTCTCATCATCTCAGAGAGACACAAGTTCAAGCTCAAAGTAA